The following are encoded in a window of Pirellulales bacterium genomic DNA:
- a CDS encoding DinB family protein, translating to MHYRDLIDQYLSGSDLAARSVTGLTSEQLDAKPIVGQWSIRQVVCHVADFEPIYVDRMKRVIAEYCPTFFGGNPDTFAAGLAYTRRKINIELEMITAVRRHMAAILRELSSDDFQRIGNHSASGPLSLEQLLVDITAHIPHHVRFIEAKRAALGV from the coding sequence ATGCACTATCGTGATCTCATCGATCAGTATCTTTCTGGATCGGACCTCGCGGCTCGATCGGTAACAGGATTGACGTCCGAGCAGTTGGACGCTAAGCCGATTGTGGGACAATGGTCGATTCGTCAGGTAGTTTGCCATGTTGCAGATTTTGAGCCAATTTATGTCGATCGCATGAAACGCGTTATTGCCGAATACTGCCCGACGTTTTTCGGTGGCAATCCAGACACTTTTGCTGCAGGTCTGGCGTACACACGAAGGAAGATTAACATCGAACTGGAAATGATTACGGCCGTTCGTCGGCACATGGCGGCGATTCTACGAGAACTCAGCAGCGACGATTTTCAGCGGATCGGCAATCATTCGGCGTCTGGGCCGTTATCGCTGGAACAGTTGCTGGTGGACATCACCGCCCACATTCCTCATCACGTGCGGTTTATCGAGGCAAAGCGAGCAGCGCTCGGCGTTTGA